A single window of Myripristis murdjan chromosome 21, fMyrMur1.1, whole genome shotgun sequence DNA harbors:
- the slc25a6 gene encoding ADP/ATP translocase 3 produces MADAAVSFAKDFLAGGVAAAISKTAVAPIERVKLLLQVQHASKQITADKQYKGIVDCIVRIPKEQGFASFWRGNLANVIRYFPTQALNFAFKDKYKQIFLGGVDKHTQFWRYFAGNLASGGAAGATSLCFVYPLDFARTRLAADVGKAGATREFTGLADCLRKISRSDGIRGLYQGFSVSVQGIIIYRAAYFGIYDTAKGMLPDPKNTHIVVSWMIAQSVTAVAGVVSYPFDTVRRRMMMQSGRKGGDIMYTSTVDCWTKIARDEGGKAFFKGALSNVLRGMGGAFVLVLYDEFKKYV; encoded by the exons ATGGCAGACGCGGCTGTCTCGTTTGCAAAGGACTTCCTGGCAGGAGGAGTTGCAGCGGCTATTTCTAAAACTGCAGTGGCTCCAATTGAGCGAGTGAAACTGCTTCTCCAG GTCCAGCATGCCAGCAAACAGATCACCGCTGACAAGCAGTACAAGGGCATCGTGGACTGCATTGTGCGCATCCCCAAAGAGCAAGGCTTCGCCTCATTTTGGCGTGGAAATCTGGCCAATGTCATCCGCTACTTCCCCACCCAGGCTCTCAACTTTGCTTTCAAGGACAAGTACAAGCAGATCTTCTTAGGAGGAGTGGACAAGCACACCCAGTTCTGGCGCTACTTTGCGGGGAACCTGGCTTCTGGTGGCGCTGCTGGAGCTACCTCCCTGTGCTTTGTCTACCCTCTGGATTTCGCCCGTACCCGTTTGGCGGCCGATGTTGGCAAAGCAGGGGCCACCAGGGAGTTTACGGGGCTGGCAGACTGCCTGAGGAAGATTTCCAGGTCAGATGGGATAAGAGGCCTGTACCAGggcttcagtgtttctgtgcagGGGATCATCATCTACAGGGCTGCCTATTTTGGCATCTATGATACAGCCAAAG GCATGCTTCCTGATCCCAAAAACACTCACATTGTCGTCAGCTGGATGATTGCCCAGTCAGTGACAGCAGTGGCTGGTGTGGTCTCCTACCCCTTTGACACCGTGAGGCGTCGCATGATGATGCAGTCTGGACGCAAAGGAG GGGACATCATGTACACTTCAACCGTAGACTGCTGGACCAAGATTGCTCGTGATGAAGGAGGCAAGGCCTTCTTCAAGGGTGCCCTGTCAAACGTGCTTCGCGGCATGGGTGGAGCTTTTGTTTTGGTCTTATATGATGAGTTTAAGAAGTATGTCTAA